From Borrelia puertoricensis, the proteins below share one genomic window:
- a CDS encoding BTA121 domain-containing protein surface lipoprotein, protein MYDKDKFNSMLNSLDNYCVVRIIDIYRDIKINQDEALNAIDIIFDVAVKQDFQVSFNNLKSDYDSHIREAFNKSSGELFFQLTNDINKYLGSLMLLQAMP, encoded by the coding sequence ATTTATGACAAAGATAAGTTTAATAGTATGTTAAATAGTTTAGATAATTATTGTGTTGTTAGAATTATAGATATTTATCGAGATATTAAAATTAATCAGGATGAAGCTTTGAATGCTATAGATATTATTTTTGATGTTGCAGTAAAACAAGACTTTCAAGTTAGTTTTAATAACCTAAAAAGTGATTATGATTCTCATATAAGAGAGGCTTTTAATAAATCTTCAGGTGAATTGTTTTTTCAGCTTACAAATGATATTAATAAATATCTAGGGTCTTTGATGTTATTACAAGCAATGCCTTAG